A portion of the Chryseobacterium tructae genome contains these proteins:
- a CDS encoding transposase, with amino-acid sequence MEAFKDIHIGIIIKQRVIEKKIEISRICSFMKCSENNLLQVYDTKSIDTEALLRWSKLLEYDFFRIYSQHLILYAPPSSEIKKEIKTELPQFRKNIYTKEVIDFILERIQTNNMTKKEVMDRYKIPKTTLFRWVEKYSK; translated from the coding sequence ATGGAAGCTTTTAAAGATATTCATATCGGAATTATCATTAAACAAAGGGTTATAGAAAAAAAAATAGAAATTTCAAGAATCTGCAGTTTTATGAAATGTTCTGAAAATAATTTATTGCAGGTATATGACACAAAAAGTATAGATACTGAAGCCCTATTGAGATGGAGTAAACTTTTAGAATATGATTTTTTCAGAATCTATTCACAGCATCTTATACTGTATGCTCCACCATCTTCAGAAATCAAAAAAGAAATTAAAACAGAACTGCCACAGTTTCGTAAAAATATTTATACCAAAGAAGTCATTGATTTTATCCTGGAAAGAATTCAGACAAATAATATGACCAAAAAAGAAGTAATGGATCGTTACAAAATACCTAAAACGACTCTTTTTAGATGGGTTGAAAAATATAGTAAATAA
- a CDS encoding helix-turn-helix domain-containing protein, whose product MINKKFKQDMGKYQRPDFRQIYLDIITSKHPDKYDQCKDLLEKRELFVMDILKINMFIFSSSEKNSQKYRAYQKSDILQILDFQKKNKINNTQLAAHFKMSRNTITRWKKIYYSNEC is encoded by the coding sequence TTGATTAATAAGAAATTTAAACAGGATATGGGGAAATATCAACGACCTGATTTCAGACAAATTTATCTGGATATTATTACTTCTAAGCATCCAGATAAATATGATCAGTGTAAAGACCTATTAGAAAAAAGAGAACTTTTTGTAATGGATATTCTGAAGATTAATATGTTTATTTTTTCTTCCTCTGAAAAAAATAGCCAGAAATACCGGGCCTATCAAAAATCTGACATTTTGCAAATACTAGACTTTCAAAAGAAAAATAAAATAAACAACACTCAATTGGCAGCGCACTTTAAGATGAGCAGAAATACCATCACGAGATGGAAAAAGATCTACTATAGTAATGAGTGTTGA
- a CDS encoding tetratricopeptide repeat protein: MESQLIKSNMYMGLSDYYAELGNYETSHLYIDKSITISEKISQIHYFSSKRIHRMRAFIYFYKSSFFLEENKPVLAYPFIRKAYNQAVLEKYKYMVPFHEIYGDYYFKTQNYQKAIDFYLKCLEEKRKFKWQHASGLNTKISRAYKMLGDHEKQIYYLEKAEKRHSFDLKNDHKIVEGEMDRTLIKKQVTESKLVKNNILFVVFLFLLFTVLLVIIIAHHQSVKKKNSELMDAQKMILYKRESEIKEREETIGELQRKVNDSFSELINLAKNNSPYFFCRFQEVYPDFCTKMLEINPMLKSSELIFCAYIYLRFSTKEIAEYTFKAIKTIENNRYNLRKRLRLAPQEDLMIWIRKYIDAR, translated from the coding sequence GTGGAATCCCAACTTATTAAATCCAATATGTATATGGGACTTTCAGACTATTATGCAGAATTGGGAAATTATGAAACTTCACATTTATATATTGATAAATCAATTACAATTTCTGAAAAAATTAGTCAGATTCATTATTTTTCATCTAAGCGAATCCATAGGATGAGAGCATTTATTTATTTTTATAAAAGCAGTTTTTTTCTTGAAGAAAATAAGCCTGTTTTGGCTTATCCTTTTATTCGAAAGGCATATAATCAGGCTGTTCTTGAAAAATATAAATATATGGTTCCGTTCCATGAAATCTATGGAGATTATTACTTTAAGACTCAAAACTATCAAAAAGCTATTGATTTTTATTTAAAATGTTTAGAAGAAAAGCGTAAGTTCAAGTGGCAGCATGCTTCCGGTTTAAATACTAAGATATCTAGGGCATATAAGATGCTGGGAGATCATGAAAAACAAATCTACTATCTTGAAAAAGCAGAAAAAAGGCACAGTTTCGATTTAAAAAATGACCACAAAATTGTGGAGGGAGAAATGGATAGAACTTTAATAAAGAAACAGGTAACAGAAAGCAAATTAGTGAAAAATAATATTTTGTTTGTTGTTTTTTTGTTTTTGCTTTTTACTGTATTGTTGGTAATTATTATAGCACACCATCAAAGCGTAAAAAAGAAAAATAGTGAGCTTATGGATGCACAAAAAATGATATTATACAAAAGAGAATCCGAAATAAAAGAAAGAGAGGAAACGATTGGAGAATTACAAAGGAAGGTTAATGATTCCTTCTCTGAGCTTATTAATCTGGCTAAAAATAACTCCCCTTATTTTTTTTGCCGTTTTCAGGAGGTATATCCTGATTTCTGTACAAAAATGCTGGAAATAAATCCTATGCTAAAATCTTCTGAACTTATTTTCTGTGCCTATATATATTTAAGATTTTCAACGAAAGAGATTGCTGAATATACATTTAAAGCAATTAAAACAATTGAAAATAATAGGTATAATCTAAGAAAAAGACTAAGGTTAGCTCCACAGGAAGATCTAATGATCTGGATCAGAAAGTATATAGATGCTAGGTAG
- a CDS encoding alpha/beta hydrolase family protein, which yields MKPLYLILLLLIAQIGHSQTPQGHYKGSLTRNGAVQLISFDFNNDKTTYDIPEIGYMDVTPEKISQNKDTLNIKIFYGDFYCFLDPKTGDLSGVSKNTKPEIRIHLKKTEAKEKSFTEEEIKFSNADISLAGVLYKPKKSDKPAPYVILVHRSGWEDRNTPWYHSLAYILASKGIGVLLYDKRGTGTSTGNFSLADFNDFAEDAASAFHYLKARNDLNYAKIGFLGASQGGWIVPLAANKVSDCGFAVLIVGPAVSLYEQDINRVQYTLTEEGYSKESVNSALHYSGLFFKYIQSNAAKDWEALKKYASEIKDEKWIDQLDIPQSKTGDDVLWWRKNKYDPKEALSTIKCPVLSIFGEKDVLVPPVENKKKMETYLTKAGVKHKIITLKDCGHDMITQGKVNDAQKNGLYTYWQWQKQPEEFVNSIFEFINK from the coding sequence ATGAAACCCTTATATTTAATTCTTTTACTTTTAATAGCCCAAATTGGGCACAGTCAAACACCACAAGGTCATTATAAAGGTTCCCTAACAAGGAACGGAGCTGTTCAGTTAATTTCATTTGATTTTAATAATGATAAAACCACTTACGATATACCGGAAATTGGTTATATGGATGTGACTCCAGAAAAAATATCGCAGAATAAGGACACATTAAATATAAAGATATTCTATGGTGATTTCTATTGTTTTTTAGATCCTAAAACAGGAGATCTAAGTGGGGTAAGCAAGAATACAAAACCTGAGATAAGAATCCACCTGAAAAAAACAGAGGCAAAAGAAAAAAGCTTTACAGAAGAAGAAATTAAATTTTCGAATGCAGACATCTCACTTGCAGGCGTTTTGTACAAACCAAAAAAATCCGATAAGCCTGCTCCTTATGTTATTTTGGTACATCGCTCCGGATGGGAAGACAGGAATACACCATGGTATCATTCCCTGGCTTATATATTGGCCAGCAAAGGAATAGGTGTTTTACTTTATGATAAACGTGGCACCGGTACATCAACAGGTAATTTTTCATTGGCTGATTTTAATGACTTTGCAGAAGATGCTGCTTCTGCCTTTCATTATCTGAAAGCACGAAATGATCTGAATTATGCCAAAATAGGCTTCCTAGGCGCAAGCCAGGGCGGATGGATCGTACCATTGGCTGCTAATAAAGTCTCCGACTGCGGCTTTGCAGTTTTAATTGTAGGGCCTGCAGTTTCTCTTTACGAACAGGATATTAACCGAGTTCAGTATACCTTGACCGAGGAAGGATACTCAAAAGAATCCGTTAACTCCGCCCTTCATTATTCCGGACTTTTTTTTAAATATATTCAGAGCAATGCTGCAAAAGACTGGGAAGCCCTTAAGAAATATGCCTCTGAAATAAAAGATGAAAAATGGATAGATCAGCTAGACATCCCTCAATCGAAAACCGGGGACGATGTCTTATGGTGGAGAAAAAATAAGTATGATCCTAAAGAAGCTTTAAGTACAATAAAATGCCCTGTATTAAGTATTTTCGGGGAGAAAGATGTATTGGTGCCACCTGTCGAGAACAAAAAGAAAATGGAAACTTACCTGACAAAGGCAGGTGTGAAACACAAGATCATTACCCTAAAAGATTGCGGACACGACATGATTACACAAGGTAAGGTGAATGATGCACAAAAAAACGGGCTCTATACATATTGGCAATGGCAGAAACAGCCAGAAGAATTTGTCAATTCAATTTTTGAATTTATAAACAAATAA
- a CDS encoding DUF2911 domain-containing protein produces the protein MKTMIKSATLLFAAMTISVNAFAQDTKKPASPPATATGKIKDATITIAYSSPSVKGRTIWGGLEAYNKVWRAGANEATTFETDKNITVQGKPLPAGKYSFFLIPKEGGTWTAIFNKEPKQWGAYKYEEAKDALRVDVKTKALPATQETLVYKINNNGFTMDWDKISVPVEIK, from the coding sequence ATGAAAACAATGATTAAATCTGCTACCTTACTTTTTGCTGCAATGACGATTTCAGTGAATGCTTTTGCTCAGGATACTAAAAAACCTGCCAGCCCTCCGGCTACTGCTACGGGAAAAATTAAAGATGCAACTATTACCATTGCTTATAGCAGTCCTTCTGTTAAAGGGCGTACGATTTGGGGTGGTTTAGAAGCTTATAATAAAGTTTGGCGTGCGGGTGCCAATGAAGCCACTACTTTTGAAACAGATAAAAATATTACTGTTCAGGGTAAGCCGCTTCCTGCAGGTAAATATAGCTTTTTCTTGATTCCTAAAGAAGGTGGAACCTGGACTGCGATTTTTAACAAAGAGCCAAAACAATGGGGTGCTTATAAATACGAAGAAGCTAAAGATGCTTTACGTGTTGATGTAAAAACAAAAGCTTTACCAGCAACACAGGAAACGTTGGTGTATAAAATAAACAATAATGGATTCACAATGGATTGGGATAAAATCTCAGTTCCTGTAGAGATCAAATAA
- a CDS encoding sodium:solute symporter translates to MSTIDWTVLIFTLVVVVVYGVLIGRGQKSNESYLKADNKMPWYIVLLGIMATQASAITFLSAPGQAYTDGMRFVQYYFGLPLAMIVICITFIPIFQRLNVYTAYEYLENRFDKKTRVLTSLLFLFSRGLSTGISIYAPSIILSSVLNWNIYLTNVLTGGILMIYTYVGGAKAIAHTQKLQFLIILGTMAFAGYLLIQNMPNGIGFNDALYLAGKSGKLNVITTEFDWKDKYNIWSGLIGGFFLALSYFGTDQSQVGRYITAKDNTNAKMGLLLNGLVKIPMQFAILLIGALLFAFFSLKPAPIYFNERSYQYLKETKPEQAAVFEKEHQDLQFRFNAESKEILKLKETNSPELNKTIQDFKNTQTEVKELHGRVEEAINKSNYNAEKTDTNYIFLYFVKNTLPVGMIGLLFAVIFLASWGSISAALNSLAACSLKDVHLIFKKDIPDDATELRYSRLHTLAWGIFSIGVAMFATQMGSLIEAVNVLGSLFYGPILGIFLVAFYYKKITGSNVFIAAILSEITVISVYQFDIVSFLWLNVIGAAAVIIFSAIGLLFYKPKEVNS, encoded by the coding sequence ATGAGTACTATAGATTGGACAGTTCTTATTTTTACACTTGTTGTAGTGGTGGTTTACGGCGTATTGATCGGTCGTGGGCAAAAAAGCAACGAATCCTACCTGAAAGCAGATAATAAAATGCCTTGGTATATTGTGCTTTTAGGGATTATGGCTACCCAGGCGAGTGCGATTACATTTCTTTCAGCACCAGGCCAGGCTTATACAGACGGCATGCGTTTCGTGCAGTATTACTTTGGTTTGCCTTTGGCGATGATTGTGATCTGTATCACTTTCATTCCGATATTTCAGCGCTTAAATGTTTACACTGCTTATGAATACTTAGAAAATCGTTTTGATAAAAAAACAAGAGTACTCACTTCATTGCTATTCCTTTTTTCCAGAGGTTTATCAACGGGAATCAGTATTTATGCTCCGAGTATCATTTTGTCAAGCGTTTTAAACTGGAATATTTACTTAACCAATGTTTTAACAGGGGGTATTTTGATGATTTACACTTATGTTGGTGGTGCAAAAGCGATCGCTCATACCCAAAAGTTACAGTTTCTCATTATTCTGGGAACCATGGCTTTTGCAGGGTATCTGCTTATTCAGAATATGCCGAATGGAATTGGTTTTAACGATGCACTTTACCTGGCAGGGAAATCCGGAAAGCTCAATGTCATCACCACAGAATTCGATTGGAAAGATAAATACAACATCTGGAGCGGGCTGATAGGTGGGTTTTTTCTGGCTCTTTCTTACTTCGGTACGGATCAGAGTCAGGTGGGGAGGTATATTACTGCGAAGGACAATACCAATGCAAAAATGGGCTTACTGCTGAACGGATTGGTTAAAATTCCAATGCAGTTTGCTATTCTTTTGATTGGTGCTTTGCTTTTTGCTTTCTTTTCGCTAAAACCGGCTCCCATTTATTTTAATGAAAGATCTTATCAATATTTAAAGGAAACAAAACCTGAACAGGCTGCAGTTTTTGAAAAAGAACATCAGGATTTACAATTCAGATTTAATGCTGAATCGAAAGAAATTTTAAAATTAAAAGAGACTAATTCTCCTGAGCTTAATAAAACAATTCAAGATTTTAAAAACACACAAACCGAGGTGAAAGAGCTTCACGGAAGAGTAGAGGAAGCGATTAATAAATCCAACTATAATGCTGAGAAAACGGATACCAATTACATTTTCCTGTATTTCGTAAAAAATACATTGCCTGTAGGAATGATCGGATTACTGTTTGCCGTCATTTTTCTGGCCAGTTGGGGTTCTATTTCGGCAGCGCTCAATTCTCTTGCTGCCTGCTCATTAAAAGATGTTCATCTGATATTTAAAAAAGATATTCCTGATGATGCCACCGAATTGAGGTATAGCCGTCTGCACACTTTAGCCTGGGGGATTTTCTCAATTGGTGTAGCTATGTTTGCCACGCAGATGGGCTCCCTTATTGAAGCCGTTAATGTATTAGGCTCTCTTTTCTACGGTCCGATATTGGGGATTTTCCTTGTCGCCTTTTACTATAAAAAAATCACAGGCTCCAATGTATTTATTGCGGCGATATTATCAGAAATTACGGTTATTTCCGTTTATCAATTTGATATCGTTTCGTTCCTTTGGCTTAACGTAATTGGGGCAGCGGCAGTCATTATATTTTCTGCAATCGGGTTATTGTTTTATAAGCCGAAAGAAGTAAATTCGTAA